The following DNA comes from Methanosarcina vacuolata Z-761.
TTTTCGAGTAATAGAGCTTGATAACCCGTGGACTCTTCTGTCATACCTTTCACTTTGTCTCCTACACCTTTGGGACCAGGACCAACGATTGTTGAAGCGTAACCGTTGAACCTAAAAGTAATTGGCTTATTTTCACCGAGATAATTTTCGTTAAGAGTAATCGATTGCTTTTCTCTAACGTACTTCTGCCCTTTATGCCCAAAATAAGGTTCAGGAATCACTTCATTATCGTTATCAATAACAGTAAATACCTGATATTTTCCCACAATTTCATAAGTCCACACATTAACCGTAAAAATCCAGTGTGGCGGCAATACCGGCAACCCACATGGAACAGATGCCATCGTCCCATCCAGTTTTTTTGAAATTTTGTCTCCGATTTCACCGGAATATCTATCAGCAGTTTCATTTGCCAGATTTTTCAGCTCGTTATCGATTTTCCCGAAACCAGTGTCGATAACCTCACCTTTGTTTACTGTAACTGCGCAGATCCCATCTGCAACTCCGATTTTAATATCGGTGTCTACTCTGTTCAGAATAGCTTCAAGTTCATCAGGTTCAACAGGCGGGTTTGAATCTCGAATTTCCGTTTTCATTATAAAAGCAAGTTCAACTGCCAGTTCATCCGTTGTAGATTTTTTGAGAATTTCATTGTCCGAAAGCCCGTTAAGGTAAGTTGTCGTGACTTCCCTGATTCGACTATCCTCTATGCAGTCGGAAATAACAGGGTTTGAACTAACCTCTTGAACTACATTTTCAAGAATTTGAGACCTCATTTCCTGCGCATACATGTGTTTCAGGTTATAAACTTCCGTGTCAAGACGAGTTGTATCCAGCGAAATATTCTGCTCGCTGAGGTTCTGTTCAAGCAGGAAAACTTCTGCGTTCAGGTTGGAAATACTCTGGCTGATCTGCTGTGCCATTTCAGTTTTTACGTACTCATCGCTTGAGGCAATAATATCTCCAATTTCCTCGGAAATGCCGGTTGTGAAAACGCAGGTATTCCGGACACCCAGGGGGTAAATCGTTTTTCCGCTCATTGTGTCAGTCCATTCGTATTCCTTCCTCAGGTCAAAATCAGGGTCATGGTATAGATAGTTCGGTTTCTGGTCAACGATCAGGGTCAGATTTTCTGTCCAGTTGTATTTGCTTTCCGGCTGGCCGGTGACGGTCATTGTCGAGATTATACCCATGTCCTTCCCCAGAACCGAAGCAGCCTTCTCGATTGCAGGATTATTAAAAAGGGTCATAGGACCTGAGGTCACGCTGTCAAGCAGACCGGTATCAAGGCCTTTTTTCTCAAGGGCTTTGAGGATATAGGAGTTGAGGTCAGAATCCAGTTTACGGTTTTTCTGGTCGATATCCTCAAGCAGCTTGCTGTACGCTTCACTTTTTGCAATGTACCTGGCCGAGTCACTTGAAGCGTACATTGTTCCTGACGGCGTTAGGTACTGTTCTTTATTTACGTAAGCGTCCCGGTCTTTTTCCAGTTCCACAACAAGTTTTTCCGCAGTTTCTACCTGAAGGGCTGTTGGGTCCTGGCCGGGAGAATCAAGAAGAGAATAATTGAAGGATGGATTGTCCTTTTCCACCGAATCCAGCATTGAAAGTACTTCTTCTGCCATAATTCGGTGTAACCATGATGGGATATCGCAATTAACAGCATGTTTGGTTAAATATTTTCCATCAGGATAAGCCCAGAACATGCTTTCTATTTCTCTTAAATCCAGATATGCATCTCTGTATTTGTCGGCAGCATCGGAACAGCATGGGTCAAACCTTTCGGTTTTAGTTGTACCGTTGTCTGTGCTGTTGTCTATGCTATTTTCTATGCTATTTTCTATGTCGTTATTGCCTGTACTGTTCAAATAGAGGGTTGTTTCCCGGTATTCCCGCTCGATAGGGTCAGAATAAGTCAACAAACCGGAATAGCCGCCCGCTGGAGGACATTTGTGGTAAATTATTGTTAGGTTTTCAGCTTCGGTTTCGGCATGAGAAAGGGATACGATATTGATTTTGCTTGCAGTTTGGGAATCCGAGCCACTTGACGTATCAGAATGCGTCACAGTTGTGTAGTTTCCATCAGGCAACTGTTCCCTGGTTTTCCATCTGTAGGTATAATCGTAAGCATAGTCTATTTTCCAATTTGTCCTTATTTTGTAGGATATATCGTACCTTATTCTCCAGTCAAAAACGTGATATTCCCTATCCAGGTAGCCTTCGCTTCGGTTTTCGACCATAAGAGTATCGTTACTTACGTAGGAGAAATGAGGTTCAATCTTCACATCGGTTATATCAACCGAGTTCAGGCTGACAGATGCCGATGTGACCGACCAGCTGGTTACATCTCCTTCAGGAGGGTCAATTGAAGGGTTTAAGGATTCGGAGTAAGAAACTTGGATTGGATAATTCCAGGAATAAGACGGCACAAGAGACCCCCTGTGCGTTCCGGATGCATAATATCTCGAATACCACCTGACGGTTTGCCCGCTGAACGAAACTGATTCCGGGTCAAAATTTGCAGTGATTAGAGAGCTCATCGGGTCTGGAGAATCAAAGCCATCTCTCAGGACCTGTCCCTGGACTGATGCGGTATAAACGCTGTCCGTGACCGAATGGATGAGGTCAGGATTTTTCTCTGTCCACACATGATCGTTGAAGACCCAGCCGTCAAGAACCCCATCAGTATAATCGGATGCTGAAAGTTCGATTTTTGAACTTTTGGAGAGGTCTTCAAAAGAAGTGTTTGTCGCTTTAAGGGATTCATCTATACTTTTTTCAATATCCAGAGAGAAGGATTTATTCTGGGCAAGCGAATCGTAAGTCGTTGTCAGGTTTACACCTTTATCCATTTCGTAAGCCGAAACTGAGTTGTTAAGACTGGTAGAGTTCAAGCTGGAATTCAAGCTTAAACCTTTATTCTCTCTTCTGGAATTGAAAATGTCTTCGTAGAGGACTTTTCCATTATAGTAGCTTGTGTAGGTAAGAGCCAGAGGGTCAACCGAATCAAAAATTCTCTTCTGGGTATAAAGTGTAGCCCCATTGATTGAACTTGAAAGTGCAGGATTGGTCAGGATATTCAGAGGGCCGTTTGCATAATGCTGCCAGGGGCCATAGATAAAAGTCCTCAGGTTTGTTGCTCCCAGCACTAAATTTGATGTCGAGTCAAGCCTCGAAGAGTTTCCAAGCTCGGTTTCGTACTCCCGGACAAGTTCTTCGAGAAGAGGTTCCCTTGACGTGATCAGTGTGGAAAGCTTCATACTACTATTGAAACTTTCTCCGGATTCAAGGTTAACAAGAGTATAGTTCAGGGCAGGAATTTCAAAAACATAATAAATAGTGTAATTTTTGTCAGTAGGTGAGATTTCACGCTGCAGACTTCCGGTTACTTTTCTTATTCTTATCTGTTCGGGTTCTATATCAGGTTCCACATTAATTGCATATTCCCTGAAAGTGTGGCTGTTTCCCTGGTAGTTTGTAGAAAGCAGCGTGTTAAAAGCGTCTGCTGTGATATCTTTTACAGGGCTTACTTCAATCACGAACCAGTCAGAGGCTTTGAGTTCATCCCCGTAATAAAGTTCAATTGAAGCGTATCCCGAGGTTGCGGAATCCGGAATTTTTACGGCTTCCTCAAGTGAGACCTTCTGGAAAAAACCGGTTGCCTGGCCGTAGTTCACAGTCTTGATTTCGCGGCCTGAAGAGTCGTTGACAATCAGCAGAATATCCCGGTTTTTCCAGAGGGATTCGATCTTGCCCCAGATATCGGAAGGCAGATTTATAGAAATCTGAAGTGTATCCTCTCTTTCGAGGTTCTGGTTTTTTGGGATTACCATAAAACCGTCTTCCGAAAGCCTGCTAACAGCATCGCCTTCAGGCAGGATTACAGGGTGTTCTCCCTGCCATTCAAGGGCTTCCATTCCTGCATAATTGAGGCAGCGAGCAAGGTCGAACGAGGCGAGGTTGATGGCATCCTGCCTGGGATCACTATTCTCGGTCGTATAAATGGTTTCAGCTACTTTGCTATCTATTTTTAAAAGATATGTTGAAGTAAAGGTTGCAGCAAGCAAAATGAAAATTCCAATCACTGCATAGGGTATATAGGCACTGCTATCTTCAATGAAAGATGAAAAATCGTTAGAGGACTTCCCGACCATCAACCCCATCTCCAAAAACAGGAATGTAATAATAAATCAATTAATAAGCCAACAAAATCTAAAAAATATTAAAGAGTTTACACAATAAATACTTTACTTCTAAGAGGAAAACACTTTGTCAAGAACAATAAATTGGGCATAACTAAATATGGAAATATACGTAGGAATAAGTTAAAAATATCATAATGAATAAGTAAAAAATATCATAATGAATAAGTAAAAACTAAAAGCTTTCCGGGATGTTTTCAAGAAGATCAGGGCAAAATCGTAAAGGGATTTATTTTCAGGAAGTTGCCAGATAATTGTCATGCTATTATAATTATTTTCATGTGTATTTAGACAAATGTGTATTTGGATAAATTACTAAGATTTTCGGTCTTGCAGGGTTGATATATAGCTGG
Coding sequences within:
- a CDS encoding DUF7286 family protein; this translates as MVGKSSNDFSSFIEDSSAYIPYAVIGIFILLAATFTSTYLLKIDSKVAETIYTTENSDPRQDAINLASFDLARCLNYAGMEALEWQGEHPVILPEGDAVSRLSEDGFMVIPKNQNLEREDTLQISINLPSDIWGKIESLWKNRDILLIVNDSSGREIKTVNYGQATGFFQKVSLEEAVKIPDSATSGYASIELYYGDELKASDWFVIEVSPVKDITADAFNTLLSTNYQGNSHTFREYAINVEPDIEPEQIRIRKVTGSLQREISPTDKNYTIYYVFEIPALNYTLVNLESGESFNSSMKLSTLITSREPLLEELVREYETELGNSSRLDSTSNLVLGATNLRTFIYGPWQHYANGPLNILTNPALSSSINGATLYTQKRIFDSVDPLALTYTSYYNGKVLYEDIFNSRRENKGLSLNSSLNSTSLNNSVSAYEMDKGVNLTTTYDSLAQNKSFSLDIEKSIDESLKATNTSFEDLSKSSKIELSASDYTDGVLDGWVFNDHVWTEKNPDLIHSVTDSVYTASVQGQVLRDGFDSPDPMSSLITANFDPESVSFSGQTVRWYSRYYASGTHRGSLVPSYSWNYPIQVSYSESLNPSIDPPEGDVTSWSVTSASVSLNSVDITDVKIEPHFSYVSNDTLMVENRSEGYLDREYHVFDWRIRYDISYKIRTNWKIDYAYDYTYRWKTREQLPDGNYTTVTHSDTSSGSDSQTASKINIVSLSHAETEAENLTIIYHKCPPAGGYSGLLTYSDPIEREYRETTLYLNSTGNNDIENSIENSIDNSTDNGTTKTERFDPCCSDAADKYRDAYLDLREIESMFWAYPDGKYLTKHAVNCDIPSWLHRIMAEEVLSMLDSVEKDNPSFNYSLLDSPGQDPTALQVETAEKLVVELEKDRDAYVNKEQYLTPSGTMYASSDSARYIAKSEAYSKLLEDIDQKNRKLDSDLNSYILKALEKKGLDTGLLDSVTSGPMTLFNNPAIEKAASVLGKDMGIISTMTVTGQPESKYNWTENLTLIVDQKPNYLYHDPDFDLRKEYEWTDTMSGKTIYPLGVRNTCVFTTGISEEIGDIIASSDEYVKTEMAQQISQSISNLNAEVFLLEQNLSEQNISLDTTRLDTEVYNLKHMYAQEMRSQILENVVQEVSSNPVISDCIEDSRIREVTTTYLNGLSDNEILKKSTTDELAVELAFIMKTEIRDSNPPVEPDELEAILNRVDTDIKIGVADGICAVTVNKGEVIDTGFGKIDNELKNLANETADRYSGEIGDKISKKLDGTMASVPCGLPVLPPHWIFTVNVWTYEIVGKYQVFTVIDNDNEVIPEPYFGHKGQKYVREKQSITLNENYLGENKPITFRFNGYASTIVGPGPKGVGDKVKGMTEESTGYQALLLENGG